One Ricinus communis isolate WT05 ecotype wild-type chromosome 2, ASM1957865v1, whole genome shotgun sequence DNA segment encodes these proteins:
- the LOC8281675 gene encoding F-box protein FBW2 — MEDGSEYRCWDELIPDALGLIFRNLSLQEILTVVPRVCKSWNRAVSGPYCWQEIDIEEWSNKRQPHHIDRMLRMLIARSCGSLRKLCVSGIPSDAIFPFLADHAGSLQTLRTPRSEISDSIVEQIAGRLSTITFLDVSHCNEISARALEAIGKNCKLLSGLCRNVELSSSANQLLQDDEAQAIASTMPKLKHLEVAYHLLINTESVLKILSSCPELEFLNLTGCWDVKFDRNFLQEKFPKLKVVGPHLLDYYDMNDWGDYCSEYSDAYSDASEYFAWEIFSGDMEDYDDDDDDDSYDGMWDDEQRLEELELRFYEGNEDAGLYGWPLSP, encoded by the exons ATGGAAGATGGGAGTGAGTATCGCTGTTGGGATGAGCTGATACCTGATGCACTTGGGCTAATCTTTAGAAATCTTTCTTTGCAAGAGATACTGACAGTGGTCCCAAGGGTTTGCAAATCATGGAACAGAGCAGTTTCAGGGCCTTACTGTTGGCAAGAGATTGACATTGAGGAATGGAGCAATAAGCGCCAGCCTCACCACATTGATCGCATGCTTAGAATGTTAATTGCTCGAAGCTGTGGTTCCCTCCGCAAGCTCTGTGTTAGTGGCATCCCCAGTGATGCTATTTTTCCGTTCCTCGCAGATCA TGCTGGATCCCTTCAGACATTGCGGACGCCAAGAAGTGAAATAAGCGATTCAATTGTTGAACAGATTGCTGGAAGGCTTTCAACAATCACTTTCTTGGATGTAAGTCATTGTAATGAAATCAGTGCTCGTGCTTTAGAGGCTATTGGAAAGAATTGTAAATTGCTTTCGGGCTTGTGCCGAAATGTGGAGCTATCATCTTCAGCAAACCAGCTTCTGCAAGACGATGAGGCCCAGGCCATTGCTAGCACAATGCCTAAGCTGAAGCATTTAGAGGTGGCTTACCATCTTCTTATAAACACTGAAAGTGTGTTGAAGATCCTTTCAAGCTGCCCTGAGCTCGAGTTTCTGAATTTGACAGGATGCTGGGATGTGAAATTTGATAGGAATTTCCTCCAAGAAAAATTCCCAAAATTGAAGGTTGTGGGGCCTCATTTATTGGATTATTACGATATGAATGACTGGGGAGATTATTGCTCTGAATATTCAGATGCATATTCAGATGCTTCTGAATACTTCGCCTGGGAAATCTTTTCTGGCGACATGGAAgattatgatgatgatgatgacgatGATAGTTATGATGGGATGTGGGATGATGAGCAAAGGCTGGAAGAGCTTGAGCTAAGGTTTTATGAAGGAAATGAGGATGCCGGATTATATGGTTGGCCTTTATCTCCATAG